The DNA window CTCGCGGGAAACTACTGTCCGCCAATACGATGGTCAAGCACTTCATGCAGGCAACGCTGGTAACACGCGATGGGCAAGAAGTCGAGGTATTCTGTCTGCGCCTGTCGCCACCTGTCGTGCGTTACGACCTGTGGACGGCCAGCTGTTGGGCGGAGCATGCCGCGATGCGTCGTAAGCAGCGCCAGGAAGCAGCCGAGCTGGCGAGCGCATTGCCGTCCGTGCCAGAGCAGAGGCCCATCCTAATTGGCGGCGACTGCAACGCGCCTGCGCGAGATGGAGCATTACGCTCCTGGTCGCCGCGCCTCCGCGACTCCTTTGCTACTGCGGGGCGAGGTTGGGGCGGCACCGTGCTAAACGAATTTCCAGCGATGCGGTTTGACCAACTTTGGTCAAGCAGTGAGTTGCAACCGACATGCGTCTGGTCAGTACGCTCTGAACACTCGGATCATCGGATGGTCGTCGGCGACTTTGTGATCAGTGCCACTCACGCAGAGTAAGACGCGTCCCGGGGCATCGCACACGACGTTCCTCTCCGCCGTGGCCCTCGGAGGCGGACGTGTGCAGGACTCGGCTTGTCAGGGCATTGCTTCGGTGGCGGCCGATTGCACCGCCTGCCAGCCCGCGGATGCTGCCATACAATTGGCGCCATGACGGGTCGAATACCCAATACACTGCGCGCTGTCATTATCTTCGCAGAACGGCACTTGCCGGCAGCCAGATGTCGAGGTCGTGTCAAGCACGTCGTTTTTTTCGGCGGTGAATAATTCCATTAATTGAATAATTCCCCGCACGCAAAACCCGACCGTGCCGTGACTTGCAGGAAAAAACGCCCGAAAATTAGGCCATCCACCCAATGCGCAACAACGGACAAAACCGGACAGGGAGTTTTTCGCGAGATGATGGCACGCTTGGTGTGATTACCCTGGCCTTGCGTTGCCTCGCGGCGCATGAAAGGCGAAACAGCGAACTCCTGCGCGCCTCACTCGCGCAGCCAATCGAAGTTGTCGCGCGGTTTGTCGTGCGGCGATTCGTCCTCGGCCGGTTCCTCGAGCGATTCGTGCGCGGCGGGCATGGGCCAATCGACGTCAACCCGTTTGGGTGTGTTTTTCTTGCGCCGCGCTTCGATAAACCAGTAGCCGATCACGCTCAGCAGGATCGCCCCGCCGACGGCCAATACGATGTAAGACAGCGTCGCCTCGCCCGGGTTGGCCGTGGGGACAGCCTTCGGAATCCATTCCACGCGACCAATGATCAGCGGCGCGGGAACCGGCCGGGCATCGGGCTTGGCCTTGCCGGGGTGGTAGCCCAACACGCGGAAGAAATATCCATAAACGCGCACGGTCTGCTGAATCTCGGCCCCCTCGGGAAAGCCTGGGGGCAGTTCCGGCGTGATGATGTAATAGATCCAACCGTCGTTGGCCGTCGGCCAGCCGCGCAACTCGTACAGCTTATCGAATCCGGCCGGCGCGTGGGGCGACAGGTCCTCTTGGCGGAAGGCCTGGCGAACAGTCAGTTCGACCGTGACGAGCTTGCCGCGAAATTTGTTGGGACGTTGGATCAACTCCTGAAACACGGCCGCGATCGGGGCCCGCGCCGCAAGCTGGGCCGTGGTTTGGGCGCTGACCCACTTCAGCACGCGCCAGTAAGCGGGCATCTCGGTGTGGTCGATGGCCGTGGCTAGATCGAGCCCCTTGACGGCTTCCACCTGGCGGCGAAATTCCTCGGCCTCCTCCGGATCGCGATCGTCTGGTCCGGCCGCCATGGTTTCCGCCGGCGGCACATTATTATCCTTCTCTGGATCAGCTGGCGACGAAGCCGATTCTTCGCTCGGCGTCGCCGCTCGTTCGATTCCACCAGGCGCCGGAGTGTGCGATTGCCGAGCGGCGACGCGTTCGGGCGGCGCCCCATGGCGCTCCCAAGGACGCGTGCGCTCGATTGTCATGCCGATGACGACCAGCATCACCAACATGCTGGCCATGCGCAGGCTTTGCGTCGTGAACAAAAAGCCGGCCGGTTTCGCGCGGTGGTGATGATGGTGAATAGGCATGGCTTGTCTCCGCACATTCAGCACGGCGCAAGACCGCGCTAGTGCTGCTATTGCCGTGCTACGGCTCAGACTGCTCGGGCAGTTCGGTGATGCTCAACTTGGTCAATTGCTCTCCGCTGGCCAGCTTGACGCGCGAACAGATGTCCAGGATGCGTACGAGGCTGTCGTAGTGCAAGCCCGATCCGACCTGCAGTATGACTTGCTCGAACGGGGCACCCGGCGCGCCCAGCAACAGGTTCAGTTGCTGTTCGAATTCGGCCAGGCTGGTACTGGGGGCGCCTTCTTCGATCTGGATCGAGCCGATATTGCCGTCGGGCGCGGATTTGATCGTCACCATCAAGGTTTGCAGTCGCTCGACCGGCGCATTGAATACGTTCTGGTCGGCCGAAGTGGCGGCGCCGGGCTTGGTCGTGGCTTGCGGCGGCGGCATGCGCAGGGCGATATAGCCCTCCATCGGCGCCGGCTTGAACGTGAGGATGAAAAACGCCAGCAACTGAAAGGCCATGTCGAGCATCGCCGTCAGGTTCAGCTCGACCTCGCCTTGCAATTCCTTCCTTTTTCGTCGGCGCGACATCCTAAGCCTCCGGGGCAGCGCTCATGGCTCGATACTGGAACTTGCGGAAGCCCTGAGACTGGCAGGAGCGGATGACATGGTTCAACAGGCCGAACGGCGTGGCTTTGTCGGCGCGTATGATCACGGTGCGCGGCAATTCATCGCCGGCCTGCGCCTCGGGATTCTCCAGTCGCGCCCGGCGGAGCGCCATTTGTGCTTCCTGGGCGATATAGGCATCGACGTTCTTCTCTTCGCCGTACACGCTGAGGCGGCCGTCTTTGTTGATGTTCAAGACCATCACGTCGCTATCGTCGCTATCCGACGGCATGGCCGAACCGATTACCGGCAGTTCTAGATTCAAGTCCACGCTAGCGGCCTTCAAGTTGAAGACCAACATGAAGAAGGTGATCAACTGAAACACCATGTCGAGCACGGGTACGAGATTGGGCTCGGCCCGGTCTCCCTGGTTCATGCTGCCAGACATTACAGTTTGCCTTTCGCAAAAGTCGCGAATGCCGAGCGCACCGTCAGGATCAATTGCCTGGTACGCTGTCGATCCGGTGCCCCAGGAACTTTGTGATTCATCTTTTTGATGGTCAGCCCGCCGTGGCGGTTACTTGGTGGGGGTGGTGCCGGTGGCCGTGGGGGCTGCCTTCCACTGGGCCGAGTGGAATAGCCGCCGCAGCGTTTGCTCGGCCGCTAGCGTCGTATTGGTCGAGATGTGCGAAATGCGATTGCGGAACAAGGCGTAGAAATAGATCGCCGGCACCGACAGCAACACGCCCTCGAACGTCAACAGCAACGCCTCGGAAATGCCTGTGGCAACCTCGGCGGCGTCCATGTGTACGCCCGATCGGCTAATCGCGCCGAAGCTGCCGATCATGCCTTTCAACGTGCCCAACAGGCCGATCATCGGCCCCAGCGTGCCGATCACGGCCAGCATGCTGATGCTGCGTTCCATCTCCATCGTGGCGGCATCGGCGGCGCGTTCCATGCTTTCGCGGGCTTCCGGCAAACCGTTGGGCAATTCCGAGATGCCCGTCGACAGCACCCGCCCCAGAAAGGAATCGCTTTCGCGCAACACCTTATAGACCTGGCGGAAGTCGCGCTGCTGGATCAGCTCTTCGACCTGCGCGTTCAGCTCCGGGGGCGATGCCACTTTCTCGCGCAGCTCCATGAACATCCGCACCACGGTCGCCACGAAGTACATGCTCAACAGCAGAATACCGGCACCGATCCAGCCCGAGCAGCGGGCGACCCACCACAGCAGACTTTCACCCTGCGGGCTGGCCGTGGGTTCCCCCTCGGCGGCGGCGGCGAAGCTGGCAGAAACCGCCACGACCAGGGCGGTTGCCAAGACCGTCAGCAGAGGACGCCAGCCCCGATTGCGACCGATCCTAGAATCCACGGCTCTTCTCC is part of the Pirellulales bacterium genome and encodes:
- a CDS encoding endonuclease/exonuclease/phosphatase family protein, which encodes MPSCLRNLRRGLLYVALALLLGVAFCDTQQPDTFAAITAIPPWCWLLVSAALGGLGFTAVPSWEKKVFVVLLVVFLFAFVDQSRSVVRLAQDALFRSRHNVALPTLRVVTINCSVGNPLAADEVQAWHPDIVLLQESPNEQAVRQLAQSLFGNDAGVAWSADCTIIARGKLLSANTMVKHFMQATLVTRDGQEVEVFCLRLSPPVVRYDLWTASCWAEHAAMRRKQRQEAAELASALPSVPEQRPILIGGDCNAPARDGALRSWSPRLRDSFATAGRGWGGTVLNEFPAMRFDQLWSSSELQPTCVWSVRSEHSDHRMVVGDFVISATHAE
- a CDS encoding biopolymer transporter ExbD; the protein is MSRRRKRKELQGEVELNLTAMLDMAFQLLAFFILTFKPAPMEGYIALRMPPPQATTKPGAATSADQNVFNAPVERLQTLMVTIKSAPDGNIGSIQIEEGAPSTSLAEFEQQLNLLLGAPGAPFEQVILQVGSGLHYDSLVRILDICSRVKLASGEQLTKLSITELPEQSEP
- a CDS encoding biopolymer transporter ExbD produces the protein MSGSMNQGDRAEPNLVPVLDMVFQLITFFMLVFNLKAASVDLNLELPVIGSAMPSDSDDSDVMVLNINKDGRLSVYGEEKNVDAYIAQEAQMALRRARLENPEAQAGDELPRTVIIRADKATPFGLLNHVIRSCQSQGFRKFQYRAMSAAPEA
- a CDS encoding MotA/TolQ/ExbB proton channel family protein, with product MDSRIGRNRGWRPLLTVLATALVVAVSASFAAAAEGEPTASPQGESLLWWVARCSGWIGAGILLLSMYFVATVVRMFMELREKVASPPELNAQVEELIQQRDFRQVYKVLRESDSFLGRVLSTGISELPNGLPEARESMERAADAATMEMERSISMLAVIGTLGPMIGLLGTLKGMIGSFGAISRSGVHMDAAEVATGISEALLLTFEGVLLSVPAIYFYALFRNRISHISTNTTLAAEQTLRRLFHSAQWKAAPTATGTTPTK